TGCATGTACGgctttgtgtgtacatgtgcatttCCTGGTTCCATTTCCTGAGAGTGAGCACCCAGTGGCAGCAAGCACACCCTGtgcccagatcttggtttctaataccattctcaaagaaaaacagaatctgGCTCCTTGGAGAAATGACTAGGGCAGCCggatacagtggcacatgcctgttatcccagcaacttgggaggctgaggcaggaggatcacaagttcaaggccaggccctagctacttagtgagatcctgtctcaaaataaaaaatgaaaaggggggctggggatgtggctcaagccgtagcgcgctcgcctggcatgcgtgcggcccgggtttgatcctcagcagcaccacataccaaagatgttgtgtccgccgagaactaagaaaaaataaataaatgttaaaattctctctctctctctctctctctgtccccctctctcactcttttaaaaaaaaaaaaatgaaaagggctggggatgtggctcagtccaaaaaaaaaaaagactaggatagcaaaaataaagatgagCCAGACAAGGATGCAGCCTGAGAGTTCTCAATGGTCAAAGCAGGAACAGTTGGAGCAGAACAATGCAGGGTTAGATTATAACCCCAAGGTGACGTGTGGATGAGCCCAGAATAAAGATGATTGAGGAAGTGAGGGTGGGAGCAGTGGGGGCGACAGCCTCCCTACAGGGAGGGGCAGAAGGAGAGCTCTGGCACACTTCATGTTGACCAGATATCAGTGTCAATATCATGAGTGGCAGAACCTGATGTGATGTGACTGTCACTTTACCTCTGTGATCTGTCCCTGCCAAACCCATAACCCCAGCCTCACCATGAGAAAAGCCAGCCTCACCATGAGAAAAGCATCAGAAAACTCTGGCTGAAGACAAAATACCAGTGTTCTTTAAACTGTTAAGGTCTTGAAAAACAGGGAAAGACTGAGACCGTCACAGAGCAGGAGTCCAACAGACCCCATGTCTAAATGCAGTGTGGTCTCCGGACGACGAAGGCTGCAGCTAAGTGAACAGTGAGGTACCAGCCGCTTCTCAGTCTGATAAATGCACTTTGTCGTGTCAGATGTCCACCTTCTGGGAAAGTGAGCAAGGGATATGTGGACTCTCCACAGTACCTTCAcaacttttctaaaataatttcaatatgaaAAATTTACCTGGAGAACGGGCCAGTCTCAAATGTAAAAGCTCAAATTGTACTTCAAGAAAAAGCACAGAGAAAATCTTTGTGAATGTGTTAGGCAAAGAGTTCTTCAACACAGTCCCAAGAGTataaccataaaagaaaaaaaaaaatgaatacattggatttcattaaaattaaaatacatgagCCAGGtacagagactcaggaagctaagacagaaagattgcaaattcaaggccagcctgagcaattcagCAAAagtctgtctccaaataaaaagggatgagaattatatctcagtagtagagcaccacTGAGTTAAAGCCACAgttccataaataaataagtcaattaaaagataaaacattttgctttaaaccattaagaaagtgaaaaggtaTGGTAGTGCAtgaatctcaggaggctgaggcaggaggatcagaagagCTCCCTGTCtgaactttaataaaaatatctttgagccaggtggctcacacctgtaatcccagcggcctgggaggctgagacaggaggatggcgaatccagagccagcctcagcaaaggtgaggaactaagcaactcagtgagaccctgtctctaaataaaatacaaaatagggctggagatgtggctcagtggttgagtgcccctgagctcaatccctggtacaaaaaaaaaaaaaaaaaaatcttcaaacatTCAGAAAAGATCAATGTTCAAAGCTTATTTCCTGAGGCCAAATAAATTCATCCAAATGGAAATTAAGATATTGAAAAATACCAAATTGTGGCCAAAACCTTTGCTGAACTTCATCTGGTACTCAGACTGGCTTCTAGGTCTAATTTTATCTTTGGAAATTAGCATTTTGAATTTGACCTCATGTATTGAGTTTCTGCCACTTTGCTAGAAAAAGTAGCAGCCATCGTTCTCAATGCATACCCAAGTTATAGGATTTAAATAGGATTTACATAGGCAATAGACACATCAAAACAGCTGTATCTCAGGGCTAGGAGTGGAGCCtatagcagagcacttgcctggtctGTGTAAGCACCACTATCACAACAGAAAACCTATTCTTAGTGGCAAGCAGCCCACCCCTTGCCACTAATTCTAtaagcatattttcatatatggcTACAACTAAATACTTTCATCCCTTCTACTATTAACTATTACCCAATACCTCACTTCTACTTTATTTCATTAGAATAAATAGCTTTTCTTACTCTTATAATAGCCATTAAAGAATTTTGGATATTTAAGATTTTAGATTTCTTAAATACAGTAGTACAGATTGAATATATCTTTATCTGAAAGGCTTGGGACCagaatattttgaatttcagatttttaaaattttggaatatttgcatatacataatgaaatattttgtggATAGAACCAAGTCAAACATAAGACtcatttgtttcatatacacTGTATGTAcctagcctgaaggtaatttcagGCTATTTCCAATGTGCCTGTGTTTTGACTGCAACTCATCACAGGAGGCCAGGTATAGACTTTTCCTTTGGGGAATCATACCTATGGTCCCAAGCCTTTCAGATAAAGATATATTCAATCTGTACTACTGTATTTAAGAAATCTAAGAAAATCTTAAGAATCCAACAATTCTTTAATGGCTATTATAagagtaagaaaaaatatttattctaatgaAATAAAGTAGAAGTGAAGTATTGGTAATAGTTAATAGTACCTGcaaagtttcagattttagagcatttttgGATTTTGAATATTCAGATGAGCAACATCAATCTACAGTAAATAAACTTCTCACATTTAGTCATCTGCTTACTTTCCTAAAAAATGGgcaaatcattaaaatatttaaatatatacatgcacCCTTAATGATACCATTTACCACACACTTCTAAAGCAATCTAGTTAGATGACAAAATCCTAGAGTAGTAACCACGAGGAAATCGTCCAAGATTTAATAAAACACTGTCCCATCGATAATTATAATGCTGGATGACAAAGGTCCAAGCCCAAACTGACCGGGCCCCACCACCCATCTGAAGCAGTCCTGACACCATGCAGGAACCAGACACCTCTCCAGATTTGTCCCTCTAGATACAAGGAACTGTGTGTTCCAGGCTGTGTTCAAACCGTTTGGTTGGTGAATAATTTTTCCCAGTTTGAGCTTACTATCTTGAAAGGGTAACTCAGCAAAAACAATGATTAAAAGTCAAAGAATAAGCAAAAGGCAGAATTATCTTGGGTACACACCTGGGAAGCTGCCGAAGCTGATCAACCTTGGGCCCAAGAAAACCCTCAAGAATAAAGTACACAATACACCAAAACTGCGACCAACCAACGTCACAGGAAGGCATCATTGAAGCAGCAATCCAATGGTGCCATCTGCTGGCCAAGTGTGGAACCGCCTCAGAAACTTCAGAGCTAATATATGCTTATTAGATCTGGTTCCTGAATAAATTTGGCCACCTTCAAGACAAGCCagcaaaaataaagacaatattcAGCAACATAAAACAGCTTGGATGTTGACTACATGGTATATTCATTCCTTTcaaattctgagacagagtcttgctaagttcccaaggctagccttgaatttgtgatcctcctgcctcaatctcctcaGGTGCTGAGCttgattacaggtgtacaccaccatacctggcacagtatatttattttaaatagaactaATATAGATACAAGCTCCGTTGTTCAAATCAATGGGGCACAATTTGGTGGCTCTCATTTTCTTACACCTGGCCCGCACCCTTGGTGACTTGAACTCCAATCCTGACCCAGCACCCAGAAGACGCTGTGAAGATTGAGTTGAGCAGGATGGACCGGCTAGGTGACAGCTACACCTCTTCTGCTTAGTGATACCTGTCTTCTGGACTTATGAGCAGGCGACTGACATTTGAGAGAATGTGCCGCGGCCACTTCCACATTCTTTTCACTGCTTTTTCTAACAACCCTGAGAACCAGGTGTCCTACTGGGCATTTTACAGACCTGGACAGTGGAGAGCACCTGCACCGTGGATGGCTGCCTGTCATCATCTCCAACCGTGTGGCGCCTGCCTGTGAGGGAGCAGCCGGGCACACACTGCCGCCTATCCTACGTGCCAGGAATAGACAGGTCAAGTTCCACCTCCTCCATCCGTCAGACGTCATTGTCATTACAGCACACAGCTGGTACAGCACAAAGTGTACAACGCAGTGTCACGACCCGCCTGGCATTACCCGAGATATCAGATGAAGGTCATGACTCTACCCAGAGTGTCTAAAAATACACGGCCAACAAGGCAAGCGACCTTTCTTACCAGGCGTCAGTCACAGGCTAGACAAGGACGCCTGAGTGTTTTCCAGAAAAGGCTGAGCTATACCTTCAGTCGAGACAGCCTCACCTAAAGGACATCTGAGGAAAAGGAAATCCTTCCCCAGGAAAAGCTGGTCTGACTGGAGCCAACCACTGCCACAAGCTGGGCTTTTCCAGAATAATCCTCTGAACAGTCAGGCCAACACCAGCGATCTTCATCACTAGCATCAGTCAGTATCTGGGATACCAAGAAAACGGTCCATTTTTAGTTAAGAAAGACAGAAGCGATATTCAGCAGAGTTCTCTCCAGGTCAGGGGTCCTCCAAACCCAGTCCAGGAGCTGCACATGGCCTCACCTGTTTTTGCTGCCAGTAACCAGAAGACATTGTTCTTTTACATTTCTGCTTAGAAAGTTTGTGTGTGGACTTGGTTTTCGTGTTTGTTTCTGTAATACTAggggtgaacccaggggtgttttaccattcAGATatattcccatttttattttttatttatttatttatttatttttaatatttatatattttttagttctcggcggacacaacatctttgttggtatgtggtgctgaggatcgaacccgggccgcacgcatgccaggcgagcgcgctaccgcctgagccacatccccagccccatttttatttttttaattttgagacccGGTCTCACAAAGtcacctaggctggccttgaacttgtgatcctcctgcctcagcttcctgagtggctgagaCTGCAGGCGTGTGTCACCCAAAGTGTGCCAGCCCAAAGTATTCATTCTTAAAATGGGAACTAACAGCTCACACACAATCTATACGTCCTTGGGTCTGTTGATGTCCTTAGGTCTGTTGATCTAAGGATAGTGAAATGAAACATACGTCTTTCTCCTTCCCAAGACTTTTCAGTAATAAAGTTCCTATGGCCAAATATGTTTAAAGAACAAAGCCACAGCCGGGcttgggggcacacacctgttgTCCCAgtcacctgggaggctgaggcaggaggatggcaagttcaagaccagcctgggaacttcatgagatcctgtctcaaaataagattaaagacaaataaggggctgggaatgtggctcaagtggtagcgctctcactctctctttaaaaaaaaaaaaaaaaaagacaaataagggctggggatgtaactcagaggtggAATGCCCCTAGCTTCAACCTCAGTaccgtgaaaaaaaaaaagaaaggacaaaagGCGAATATCCTGTGCTAAGAATCACAGCTAAAGTGTTTCTGTCCTGCCCACAACAGATGAAATCAGGGCAAATGTACTAATTTGACAAGAAAATGCCCAGTGGCGGACACGTCCATCTTACAGGTGTTTGTTGAGTCTTCATAGACAGTACCCCCTGAAGAAAACATAACCGAGTCCCCGCAGGGTGGTGCCTGTTATGGGAGtgacctaggaggctgaggcaggattaagttcaaggccagtctcagcaacttagtgaggccctgagccaccTAGTGccacctgtttcaaaatatacaaaaataaaagggctagggatgaggctcagCAGGAGGGTGCttgagtgcctgcctagcatgcacgggtCCCTGGGTTGAATGCCCAgcatccccccacacacacagagaaagatcAGTGATATTGGAAAATCAGAAGGATGCTGTCAAGAAGCCAAACACTTGAAGGCGTTCCAGGAAGACAGGGACAGGTCTGAGTTCACAGAGGAACCACAGTGCAGGGAACTGCAGGAGCTAAAAGGGCAAAGGTGGCCCTTCCAAGGGTGCCCTGGAGAGGCTTCAAGGTAAATCTGCACACAGATGGGCAGGAAAGGCAGAGGGCCAGCTGTGAGGCAGTCCATTCAAGAATGAAATCCGAAGCAGCCACTGGCCACAGCTTTCCCTCTCACACAGGCAGAGCCTGGGAAGATGGCTTTGGCTGCTGGGTAGAAGGCTCCAGGGAAAGTGGGCGGTGTGCCACAGAAAGGCTTCCAAGGCTGAAGCAACCTGCAAGAGCAGACCACATCAAGAGCTTGCTGTGGACCTGAGGGTACCTACCAACCACCTGGGGACTGACCCAGGGACgctccaacactgagccacacccccagccctttctatacatatatttatttattaatttttatttttttcgataccaaggattgaacccagatacacttaaccactgagccacatcccaaccctcttatttatttatttttaaattttgagatagggtctggctaagttgcttcaggcctcactaagttgctgaggctggctttgaacttgagatcctcctggctcagcctctgaGTAACTGGGATACAACCATGAGCCACGGCACCGAGCTGTTTTTCAAAAGGCAAGAGGTTAGACCGTGGGACACAGAGTGAAGTCCTCCTTGCTTTAGGGAAGGTAAAGGTCAGGTCCTCAGGAGGCTGCCTCATACATTCTCCAGGGAAGGCCAGATGCCAACTCACCAGACCCTCTTCCCACTCAGCTTACAAACTGCTCTTCGGAGAGGTGGACagagaaaaaagcaaacataTCTACTTGCATTTAAAGCTCCTGTTATAGACACAAAACAGATTTCCATGAAAGGGGGGCTACTGGAGAACTAGAAAATCTCTAGAAATGTAAAACGACTGCAAAACAGGAAATTTCAGAAAATGTCATGAAATAAAGATAAAGGCATTAAAAACATGAAGAGACATGGGGGAGAGATCCATAAGGCCAACAGTCTAACAGGGGATCAAGAACATGAGAACAAGAGGCAATATAGTGATAAGATTAGTCCAAGAAACAATGTGCTAAAGACTGCACCTGCTCAACAGGTGCCGAGACATTTATCTGGATGAAATTTTAGAATACCAAGGATAAGAAAACTTGTAAATTTCTACAGACAGTTCTCACAGTGATATTTACACTTTGGAGGCAAAAGATTTTCATTATTGGCTTGTGTTAATTTCTGtaagttttggaaaaaaataaaaaacatcaagtcatgaaattatttccaaataaaatgcagCAGACTCTCGTTGATAGTTCACATCCataaaaacaaagcataaaaaggaaacagaaaaaatattatatccaAGGAATTGTTAGAATTAGCAAATAACTCACATTGTAGCTTGTGCTGGACCAGGTACTGACAGTCCCTGGTGCGTTTGAGGACATCAGACAGACGGGCAGCAGAAGCTCGCCCAATCccacttccttcttctcttttcccaaCCAAATATTGATTACTAATCTAAAGAATACCTCCATGGAaggtatgatggcacacacctgcaatcccagcggctcgggaagctgaggcaggaggttcatgagttcaaagccagcctcagcaacggtgaggcactaagcaactcagtgagaccctgtctctaaataaaatacaaaatagggttgggaatgtggttcagtggttgagtgcccctgagttcaattcctagtactaaattaaaaaaaaaaaaaaaaaaagaaagaaatttatggcTGGAGTCTAAGCACTTAGCAAAATGAGTCCTTGCTGGTACACCTGTGCTGCCTACCTGGGCTGTATGTCAGAATGAGATGTTCAGGTTCCATTTGCAGGTATTAAAATTCAGAAGATCTGGGCCTTACATTTGTTTgatagcagaaggaaaaaaaaaatcattctttcccTAGGCCCTCCTGCCCATGTCCCCCGCTTTCTGAATCCAACTAGGTTTCAGGTGTTACTCTGACACCAGGCAGAGACAAGACAGCCAGGGTTCTCAGAACAAATCCAAAATATCTTAATTCCTCTTTTTACCATAGTCCTAGTTCGCTTACCAACATCAATGCACAATGCCCTCCAAAGTTCTGTTTATTAAAGAACGATAATAACTATTTAATAACTATCAAGGCCCTATCAAGTCTGATTACTCATTGGACTCCTAACAACAAATATTGAGGCTGTGAGTCTCCTTTCTTCTCCATACCCCTCCTTCAAGAAACCAGAAGATAATTGCCTCACTCTTTAGTGAACAGAACAGACAAACCTTGCTCATATTTATCCAGGGATCTACCTTGATGACAATGTCAGCCTCAAGTTTCTTCTCACCGTGAACTGCATGAATTTGCCAACTCCTTCCTTTCTGTCTTGGGGGTAAATGCTCTTGCTCAGGGGGTCTGCTGAACTGCCTCGGGCCCCAAACTCACCATCTTAGCACTCTTCCAGAATCCTCTTCATGGCTTCTCAAACTTGTCAGAAACACATGAAATATACCAATTTGCCAGTTTTCTCAGGAAATTGATCCAAGCAGATAGGTGCAGAAGCAGAAATCCATATTTTAACAAGTGTCCCAGATGATTCTGGAAGTACCTCTTTTCCAAAGAGGTTTCCCACTGCCCCCTCATCTACCACCTCCTTCCAGGTACTCCCTTCCAAAgtaccctcccttcctcccaaaGCAAAGATTTCCCCACTGATTTGTCTTCTCAATTCCTGTTGCAATCAGCCATGTGGTACAAAGTAACAGTTGGCCTTTTAAGTGTCCTGGTGTTAAAGGCAGAATGTGGATATACTCTATCAATTCATCTCATTTGCTTTTTCAGGTGACCTCTACCATTAGGAGTCAGCAAACAAAGTTCAATAATGTGCAAATGTTTGTAAGTGGGCTGAAGATGGTTCTAGAGCCACGGTTATTAACTCAAGAGCCCCCCACAGTTCACTGTATTGAAACTGCTACCACCAAGTGCAACAGGAAAATGATACCTTAGTTCTCCCACAAGGAAAGCAATTTAGTCTGTAGAAGCTGGATAATTACAAgctttcccatttcttctctctcttaagCAGCTTACTCACATAGTTAAGGGACCTCCTAAATAAAGCCGCCTCCTCAACAGAGTtggtatttgcttttaaaattgtaCCAAGAAAAAAGCATTGTGTTCCAGCGGTGAGCGGTAATCCAGCCAACTCTTCATTATCTGAGGAGGGATCTGGGGGCTGGCACTGACATCCCACGACAGCGCCCACTGCAACTCAACCAGTGCAGTAACTGTGGCAGCTGCTGCCTCTTTATGGGGGCTGCTGTCTTGGCTTGAGGAAAAACATTGAGATCATCTCCCAGTTCCCCTTTAAATCCTAAAAACCTAGCACTTGAAACTGATTTCATTTTCCCAGTAACTTTTTTGAGGTAGAgtccagggtgctctaccactgaacaacaccaCTCCCACATTCCCCCCACACACAACAAAGAGTCACTAAAGTTGCTGACACTagtcttgaacttttttttttgtggtgctggggattgaacccaggaccttgtgcatgagaggcaagcactctaccaactgagctatatccatagcCTCAcgggtcttgaacttgagatccccctgcctcagcccccaagtagctggggttacaggcccaCATCATGCCACACCCAGTTCATTTCCCCAGTAACTGATAATTGCCCAGAGGCATAATTAGGAAAGGAACTGATTATCAAATGAGTCCAAACGTTGGGACTCATTAAGCCCCAAAAAAGACTGGAGGGCAGAACAGCTTTTAGCTCCTTCAAAGCCTGTCTTACCTGTGGGTATATATTTTACCACTTTGGAGCATTTAACAATCATctgtttagcatgcatgaggccctgggttcaattcccagaacccaATTAAACGAAACActtcacccccccaaaaaatccccACAAAACTGAGTTTTATTATTATCTGCCTCAGTAATATGGAAACCCAGAGGCCCCCTATTAAGCATTCTGATTTAGTAGCTCTACAAAGGATATTCCCTCATCCTCATTTCTAAAAGCACCTGCAGGCAGGTTCTGGGCACTGTCTACTTTACAAAGGGCCTCTTTGCTCAGGCCTCTCCCCTCTGGCTCCTGCTTTGCAGCAACAAAATGCTTTACATTAATCTCTTCCAATTCTAACCAGGCTTCAAGGCCTGGTTCAAGGACCAACCACTTCTACAAGCCTAAAAGGATGACCCCTGCTGAAAGGGACTTTCCTCCCCTGGCACCCTGGTGCCATTTGCAAATCtttaaccataaaaaaaaaaaaaaaaaaaaggtgtttcaTCTCGCTGATCAGCTCTTTCTTCCCCAAGGCTCAGCTCTCAACAatggtttcatttcttttcttcttttggtgctagggatggaaggCAGGGCCTGTGCATCCTGGAGCTCTACCATGAAGCAACCTGGATGGGCTGGGATGTGGGTGTTGCTCCAGGAGGAAAGCTTGCCTGGCATCTGTGAGACCACATTCCGTCCCCAGCACCGCACACATGCCGCGCACAACACACGCAAAAGGAGCCCTGCCAAATCCTTGGATTTatctttatctataaaatcaagaggatcttttaaaaacttcataAAGTACACCTATATCAGAAGCTTAATATTTTGCCCAGGTACAGAGGCAGATGgaggtaatcccagctactcaggaaactgaggcaggagaatttcaagctGCAGGACTGCCTGGGCAATTTGgggggaccctgtctcaaaataaaaaaggcctggggttgtagctcagtagtgcaGCACCCCTAGGGTCAATGCCCAGTAGCGGGGGTGAGGGTGGAACTGACTCTTGGTGAACAGAAGGCATCCGTTTTTTTTAAGACCTAAATTAACGTATACAGGACACTGAATGACAGAAGTATTAAAAGTGGAAGGCCGAAGATGGGTGTGGTGGCaaacgcctgtaatctcagtgactctgggaggctgaggcaggaggaccggcAAGTTCCAGGacaacctaagcaatttagggagatcctgtttCAATTAAAacaatcaacaacaaaaacaaacaaacaaaaaaagacaaacgATAgaagactagggatgtagttcaatgctaaagtgcccctgggttaaacctCCAGTACAAAATAAAGAGTggaaggcttaaaaaaaaaaatatatatatatatatatatatatatatatatctccaatagATGTTAACACCAGTCAACGTGTGCTGTCATCAACACGACTTTAAGGAAACTCAGAACATCTAGGCCATGCCAGCCACAAGATCAAGTTAAGTGtcgcccagttttttttttttttaaataaaaatattcctaagTAGTGCAATAAGAAGTGTGACCAACAGAAATCAATTGTAGCCTTGGAAAGGACAGACTTCAGGTAGGTCAAAGGCGATAAACGCGAAAGCCCAACACGCAGGGTCCGGCGGACCCCGAGCAGCGATCCAGTTCTCACCAGATGGGGCCCCGGGAAAGCCGGGGGGAAGGAGCAGAGGCCCGGGAGCCGCACACTGCGGGAGAGGGCGGCTCCGGGCCGGACCCGCGCGGCAGCCCCAGCTTCCATTCATTCGGGCTCCGGGCGGCCGCCGCGCTGGGGCCGCGACACTCACTCACCTGTCCGCGAACACGGCCTCGCGGCGCCCGAGGCCGCCGAGACCGCCGCCAGGAGCCGGGGGGACGCGGGCCGGGGGACGATGGCGGGCGGGGGCGAGTGGCGGCGCAGCCCGGGCGCGGGCGGGCGGCGCAGGCCGGGGGCGTCCCTCTGCAGCAGGGCGGAGCAGAGCCGCCGCGGGCTCTGAAACATGCCGGGCGCCACCGCACCACCGCCGCGGCCGCTCCGCGCGCCCGAGGACCGACCTGGAACGAGGGCCGAGGCCGGGGAGTCGCTCAGGCGCCGGGCCGCTGCGGGCGGATGTCCCGAGCCGCTTCTCACTTCCCGGGGCCGGGAAAGTCCCGGGCAGCCGAGGCCGAGGGGCGCGAAGATGCgacagcggcggcggcggcggctccgtCTGGCGCGGGCTGGCGAGGGCTGGAGCGCCACCGGCGAGCGCCGCGCGCCGACAAAGCGGGCGCCACCACGCGGGAGCCGGAGGGGGGGCTCGGGCCGAGCGCGGCGCGGCCCGGGCTGCAGCCACCGGGCCCGGGGCAGTCCTGTTTGCAGAGGAAGGGGGACTTCAGCAGCGACGCAGGGCGGAGGCTGCAGGAGGGCCAAAGTGACGAGCCTCCGCTGCAGCGATTTTAAACAAACCAGCGACCCCTCCCTCTGACCGGAGTGGAAGCACCCATAGGCTGGGAATCCCAGACGGTTCCAGGGCTGTGGCCCAAGGGACACGTGTGTGTCCGAGTGGAAGGCGGCGTccgtgtgtgcgcgcgcgtgctcGGGCACACCCCTTGGGCGGGCTGCGTGGAGTTAGACGAAATAAAGCACTGACTGTGTGCGAGGGCGACGCTGACTGCAACCTCGACCCCTTTCCGCGAGGATGCTCTCTACCCTCGGgccctgggggcaggaggcgACCAGAGAAATTAAACCAAATGATCAGAGGCACAGATGGGTGCTAGAGGCCCGCGGTTTGTGGAGGGTTCATAGAGGAGTTGGCGATTGCGCGGGCCGCGTCGTGGAGGTGGAGAATTCACACCTGTGgtactgggggagggggagcacgGTGATTTATACCCGAGGAAAGCAAAAAAGGCTGGAGCGCAATTGGGGAAGGCACTCCTCAGTTATGTAAGATAGAAGCCAAGGCGTGAGAAGACAGAAACTTGAATTTGTGGTATTGCGGAGGGCAGAGGACTCTAGACGACTTCAGGTGAGCCA
This genomic interval from Ictidomys tridecemlineatus isolate mIctTri1 chromosome 9, mIctTri1.hap1, whole genome shotgun sequence contains the following:
- the LOC144366479 gene encoding uncharacterized protein LOC144366479, producing MGPRESRGEGAEAREPHTAGEGGSGPDPRGSPSFHSFGLRAAAALGPRHSLTCPRTRPRGARGRRDRRQEPGGRGPGDDGGRGRVAAQPGRGRAAQAGGVPLQQGGAEPPRALKHAGRHRTTAAAAPRARGPTWNEGRGRGVAQAPGRCGRMSRAASHFPGPGKSRAAEAEGREDATAAAAAAPSGAGWRGLERHRRAPRADKAGATTREPEGGLGPSAARPGLQPPGPGQSCLQRKGDFSSDAGRRLQEGQSDEPPLQRF